Proteins found in one Corynebacterium zhongnanshanii genomic segment:
- a CDS encoding carbon-nitrogen hydrolase family protein, translating to MRIAVIQMNAEPDVEANLAIIRKYIASGAANGADLVVFPEAAMFPFDHGRLDTVAQPLDGPFAQAVIETAQEHGTTAVVGMFTPADTVFRTPAGDIVEELPEGSGEANRVNRVHNTLLVAGPNGVTHYNKIHTYDAFGYRESDTVKPGDRRVVVDVADTTIGLATCYDIRFPGHFAALASAGAKVMIVPSSWADGPGKLDQWRTLTMARALDSASYLVAAGMARPGSPDRYGYADGPTGIGHSVAIGPNGARLAETGYAAQVLTVDIDPNRVDKIRETVPVLAGHRTDLEIGEGAEHFEGV from the coding sequence ATGCGCATCGCAGTGATCCAAATGAACGCAGAGCCGGACGTCGAAGCGAATTTGGCGATTATCCGCAAATACATCGCCTCCGGCGCCGCTAACGGCGCAGACCTCGTGGTGTTTCCCGAGGCCGCAATGTTCCCCTTCGACCACGGCCGGCTCGACACTGTGGCACAGCCACTCGACGGCCCCTTCGCCCAAGCGGTGATTGAGACCGCCCAGGAGCACGGGACCACTGCCGTGGTGGGTATGTTCACTCCAGCCGATACGGTCTTCCGCACTCCGGCCGGCGACATTGTGGAGGAGCTGCCCGAAGGCTCTGGCGAAGCTAATCGCGTGAACCGCGTGCACAACACACTGCTCGTGGCAGGCCCCAACGGTGTGACTCACTACAACAAGATCCACACCTACGATGCCTTCGGTTACCGCGAATCGGATACCGTGAAGCCCGGCGACCGGCGCGTGGTGGTGGACGTGGCAGACACCACCATTGGCCTGGCGACCTGCTACGACATCCGCTTCCCTGGACACTTCGCGGCCCTGGCGTCTGCCGGTGCGAAGGTTATGATCGTGCCCAGTAGCTGGGCAGACGGTCCCGGGAAGCTGGATCAATGGCGCACCCTCACCATGGCGCGGGCGCTGGACTCCGCCAGCTACCTTGTTGCCGCGGGCATGGCGCGCCCCGGCTCGCCGGACCGCTACGGCTACGCGGACGGGCCTACCGGCATCGGACACTCGGTGGCCATCGGCCCGAACGGCGCGCGCCTGGCAGAGACAGGGTATGCCGCGCAGGTGCTGACCGTGGATATTGACCCCAATCGCGTGGATAAGATCCGCGAGACTGTTCCGGTGCTGGCGGGGCACAGAACAGATCTGGAGATCGGCGAAGGCGCGGAGCACTTCGAAGGGGTTTAG
- a CDS encoding acyl-CoA dehydrogenase family protein: MLRDAVTDFAHAELTPHVQSWFDAGTLPAKELGPKFGELGALGMHLEDYGCPGASAVSYGLACMEIEAVDSGLRSFVSVQGSLAMFAIHHWGSEEQKKKYLPGMAAGTTLGCFGLTEPDAGSDPASMKTRATREGDEWVLNGTKMWITNSPVADVAVVWARTEDGYAGFIVEKGTAGFSAPEIHKKLSLRASITGEIVLDNCRVPDSQRLPKVSSLRGPLTCLNEARYGIIWGALGAARDCITTALEYTNTRQVFGKSLSSFQLSQAKLADMSVELNKGVLLALQLGRLKDQHKLEPHQVSVGKLNSTRTAIAIARECRTLLGASGITLEYSPLRHANNLESVLTYEGTAEMHQLIIGKALTGEEAFR; encoded by the coding sequence ATGCTCCGCGACGCCGTCACGGACTTCGCTCACGCCGAGCTGACCCCACACGTCCAGAGCTGGTTCGACGCAGGCACGCTCCCCGCCAAGGAGCTCGGCCCGAAGTTCGGCGAGCTCGGTGCACTGGGAATGCACTTGGAAGACTACGGCTGCCCCGGCGCCTCCGCCGTGAGCTACGGCCTGGCCTGCATGGAGATTGAGGCCGTGGACTCCGGGCTGCGCTCCTTCGTCTCCGTCCAGGGGTCCTTGGCCATGTTCGCCATTCATCACTGGGGCTCCGAGGAGCAGAAGAAAAAGTACCTTCCAGGAATGGCGGCCGGCACCACGCTGGGATGCTTCGGACTCACGGAGCCCGACGCCGGCTCCGACCCCGCCTCCATGAAAACCCGCGCCACTCGCGAAGGCGACGAGTGGGTCCTCAACGGCACGAAGATGTGGATCACTAACTCCCCGGTGGCTGATGTGGCCGTGGTGTGGGCACGCACGGAGGATGGCTACGCGGGCTTCATTGTGGAGAAGGGAACCGCTGGGTTCAGCGCGCCGGAGATCCACAAGAAGCTCTCCCTCCGCGCGTCCATCACTGGCGAGATTGTGCTGGACAACTGCCGCGTGCCTGACTCTCAACGCCTCCCGAAGGTCTCCTCGCTGCGCGGCCCACTCACCTGCCTAAATGAGGCGCGCTACGGCATCATCTGGGGCGCACTGGGCGCTGCCCGCGACTGCATCACCACCGCGTTGGAGTACACCAATACCCGCCAGGTTTTCGGCAAGTCCCTGTCCTCCTTCCAGCTGTCTCAGGCGAAGCTGGCCGATATGTCGGTGGAGCTCAACAAGGGAGTGCTGCTCGCTCTTCAGTTGGGGCGCTTGAAGGACCAGCATAAATTGGAGCCGCATCAGGTCTCCGTGGGCAAACTTAATTCCACGCGCACGGCCATTGCCATCGCTCGGGAATGCCGTACCCTCTTGGGTGCCTCCGGCATCACGCTGGAATACTCGCCGCTTCGTCATGCCAATAACCTCGAGTCCGTCCTGACCTACGAAGGCACCGCGGAAATGCACCAGCTCATCATCGGTAAGGCACTAACTGGTGAGGAGGCATTCCGCTAA
- a CDS encoding alpha/beta hydrolase, which yields MISIFDIETAPTQEFSGSADTLKQVGSTTRACAQDVRTTATWQGGAAWSGDAADAASHRTQSTANRTDSLGLATSAAGGVTSIFSAALKGFQEGAATTLELARGLGFEVSAHGDVTPSTWQLATATAASAIPGGEGIAAAMWEMAAVLSMILKGIVVATAASDVAASTALAGLSSAQASAREPEANKVPSPAAGPAPVSRIDTPTGPVVTVGNVESADRIITLVSGVGSSAESMVRQKTIWAEQQVREAAGRGEKLAVVAWHGYQAPKNLPEGFSQLPAKKAGPALREFQKGLRQKNPHAQLKVMGHSYGSVVVGEAARDKSFQADDIHLMGSPGTHIPPSVPHTAQRQLGDNIWATEGASALVPPLWKGLLGHGPDPVPRSASDAWDKLMTGYLWMRGENNAHSSYLWDGKP from the coding sequence GTGATTTCCATCTTCGACATTGAAACGGCGCCGACGCAGGAATTTTCGGGCAGCGCGGACACACTAAAACAGGTCGGGTCTACCACCCGCGCGTGCGCGCAGGACGTGCGCACCACCGCCACGTGGCAGGGCGGCGCGGCATGGTCGGGGGACGCCGCGGACGCCGCAAGCCACCGCACGCAGTCCACGGCCAACAGGACCGATTCCTTAGGTCTGGCAACCAGCGCGGCAGGGGGCGTGACCTCGATATTCAGCGCGGCACTGAAAGGGTTCCAGGAGGGGGCGGCCACCACGCTGGAGTTGGCTCGAGGGTTGGGTTTCGAGGTCAGCGCGCACGGCGATGTGACCCCGTCTACCTGGCAGCTGGCCACAGCGACGGCCGCCAGCGCGATCCCTGGAGGCGAGGGAATCGCGGCGGCGATGTGGGAGATGGCGGCGGTGCTGAGCATGATTCTCAAGGGCATTGTGGTGGCCACGGCGGCGTCGGACGTTGCGGCGAGCACAGCGCTGGCGGGACTCTCGTCGGCGCAAGCCTCCGCGCGGGAGCCGGAAGCGAATAAAGTTCCCTCGCCCGCCGCCGGCCCCGCCCCCGTGTCCCGCATTGATACCCCGACCGGGCCCGTGGTGACGGTCGGGAATGTGGAGTCCGCGGATCGAATCATCACGCTGGTCTCCGGCGTGGGCAGCAGCGCAGAATCGATGGTGCGGCAGAAGACCATCTGGGCAGAGCAGCAGGTCAGGGAGGCCGCCGGGCGCGGCGAAAAACTGGCCGTGGTGGCATGGCACGGGTACCAGGCGCCGAAGAATCTGCCCGAAGGGTTCAGCCAGTTGCCGGCGAAGAAGGCCGGCCCAGCGCTGCGGGAGTTCCAGAAGGGCCTGCGGCAGAAGAATCCGCACGCGCAGCTGAAGGTCATGGGGCACAGCTATGGGTCCGTGGTGGTGGGCGAGGCAGCGCGGGACAAGTCCTTCCAAGCGGACGATATCCACCTCATGGGCTCGCCGGGCACCCACATTCCTCCAAGCGTTCCGCACACCGCGCAGCGGCAGCTAGGGGATAACATTTGGGCCACGGAAGGGGCCAGCGCGCTGGTTCCACCGCTATGGAAGGGTCTTCTGGGGCATGGGCCGGATCCGGTGCCGCGCTCGGCGTCGGACGCGTGGGACAAACTTATGACGGGATACCTATGGATGCGTGGGGAGAACAATGCACACTCCAGCTACCTGTGGGATGGGAAGCCGTGA
- the dnaJ gene encoding molecular chaperone DnaJ — protein sequence MAQREWADKDYYRDLGVNSKASAEEIKKAYRKIAREDHPDKKPGDKAAEERFKKASEAYSVVGDKDKRAEYDEFKRMVASGGFNGFSNFTSSGRSSAGFDPSDVFGRAASTGGFGDIFSNLFGDDGRASAAAGAGARGGQRRTDNGRGADVETEITLEFREATKGVTVPIRLTKPDPCGTCHGSGAKAGTTPKTCGTCHGSGMVSENRGAFGFSRPCADCGGAGSIIDEQCPDCSGTGRVTQARTITVRVPAGVVDGQKVRLAGQGSAGERGKPSGDLFVTVHVKKDKVFSRNGDDLLLNVPVSFHELVLGGTVTVPTLGNKVRLRIPQGTADGTTLRIRGHGVHKRNGASGDLLVTVHVTVPKDLDEGAMSALRKYSEEEKRSGFDPRAGWEGNS from the coding sequence ATGGCTCAGCGCGAGTGGGCAGACAAGGATTACTACCGTGACCTTGGGGTTAACTCCAAGGCCAGCGCGGAGGAGATCAAAAAAGCATACCGGAAAATCGCCCGTGAAGACCACCCCGATAAAAAGCCAGGGGACAAGGCAGCCGAGGAACGCTTCAAGAAAGCGTCTGAAGCCTATAGCGTTGTCGGCGACAAAGACAAGAGAGCCGAATACGACGAGTTCAAACGCATGGTCGCCTCCGGCGGTTTCAACGGCTTCTCCAACTTCACCTCATCCGGCCGTTCCAGCGCAGGCTTCGACCCCTCCGACGTCTTCGGACGCGCAGCATCCACCGGCGGATTCGGAGACATCTTCAGCAACCTCTTCGGCGACGACGGCCGGGCCTCTGCCGCGGCGGGTGCGGGGGCACGCGGCGGGCAGCGTCGGACAGACAACGGGCGCGGTGCCGACGTGGAAACAGAAATCACCCTGGAGTTCCGCGAGGCAACCAAGGGTGTGACCGTCCCCATCCGCCTGACGAAACCCGACCCCTGCGGTACCTGCCACGGAAGCGGCGCGAAAGCCGGCACCACCCCGAAAACCTGCGGCACCTGCCACGGAAGCGGCATGGTCAGCGAAAACCGCGGAGCCTTCGGCTTCAGCCGACCCTGCGCGGACTGCGGCGGAGCCGGCAGCATCATCGACGAACAATGCCCCGACTGCTCCGGAACCGGACGCGTCACCCAGGCCCGCACCATCACCGTGCGCGTGCCCGCGGGAGTGGTGGACGGCCAGAAGGTGCGGCTCGCCGGTCAGGGAAGCGCCGGTGAACGCGGCAAGCCCTCCGGCGACCTGTTCGTCACCGTGCACGTCAAGAAGGACAAGGTCTTCAGCCGAAACGGCGACGACCTGCTGCTCAACGTGCCCGTGAGCTTCCACGAACTGGTGCTCGGCGGGACCGTGACCGTGCCGACGCTGGGCAACAAAGTTCGCCTGCGCATCCCCCAAGGCACCGCCGACGGCACCACGCTCCGCATCCGCGGACACGGAGTGCACAAACGCAACGGCGCCAGCGGCGACCTGCTGGTGACCGTGCACGTGACCGTGCCGAAGGACCTCGACGAAGGCGCGATGAGCGCCCTGCGGAAATACTCCGAAGAGGAAAAGCGGAGCGGCTTTGACCCACGTGCAGGATGGGAGGGCAACTCATGA
- a CDS encoding CaiB/BaiF CoA transferase family protein, with protein MGALDGVVIADFSRVLAGPYATMMLADMGAEVIKIERPGTGDDTRAWGPPFNADGVSTYFAAVNRNKKTVQLDLHTEEGLQKATEIAAKADILVENFRPGTMERLGLGYEELSAINPGLIYASLSGFGGNAGADIGGYDLVVQAVGGLMSVTGESPDKPVKVGVALVDVLTGLHLGMGILAALHHRHASGEGQRIEINLLQAALSSLANQSSAFVGAGVVGTAMGNKHPSIAPYEVFRTRDGDLAVAAGNDSLFQRFCHVIERPDLPEDERFQTNTSRVAHRDSLAAIITDALSSRDAQEWFRLLRDAGVPAGPVNSIDQAFEFATDLGLNPITTIDGSPSVSNPLTFSKTPVEYRSKPRTLEG; from the coding sequence ATGGGCGCATTAGACGGAGTGGTTATTGCGGATTTCTCCCGTGTGTTGGCAGGCCCCTACGCTACGATGATGCTCGCGGATATGGGCGCGGAGGTCATCAAAATTGAGCGCCCCGGCACCGGCGACGACACGCGCGCGTGGGGTCCACCGTTTAATGCCGACGGCGTGTCCACGTATTTCGCAGCGGTCAATCGCAATAAAAAGACCGTCCAGCTGGATTTGCACACCGAGGAGGGCCTGCAGAAAGCCACGGAGATTGCCGCGAAGGCCGATATTCTAGTGGAGAATTTCCGGCCCGGAACAATGGAGCGTCTGGGCCTGGGATATGAGGAGCTCAGCGCCATCAACCCCGGCCTGATCTACGCATCACTATCCGGATTTGGCGGCAATGCCGGCGCCGATATCGGCGGCTATGACCTGGTGGTTCAGGCCGTCGGCGGGCTCATGTCCGTCACGGGCGAATCCCCGGATAAGCCAGTGAAAGTAGGCGTGGCTCTGGTGGATGTTCTCACTGGCCTGCACCTGGGCATGGGCATTCTTGCCGCGCTGCATCACCGGCACGCCTCCGGCGAAGGACAGCGCATTGAAATTAACCTGCTCCAGGCGGCATTATCCTCCCTAGCCAATCAATCTTCCGCTTTTGTGGGAGCCGGAGTTGTGGGTACAGCGATGGGCAATAAGCATCCCTCTATTGCACCCTATGAGGTATTCCGCACACGCGATGGCGACCTGGCGGTAGCCGCGGGAAACGATTCCCTTTTCCAGCGCTTTTGCCACGTTATTGAGCGGCCCGACCTTCCCGAGGATGAACGCTTTCAGACCAATACGTCCCGTGTTGCCCACCGGGATTCCTTGGCTGCCATCATCACGGACGCACTGTCTAGTCGCGATGCGCAGGAATGGTTCAGATTATTACGCGACGCCGGAGTTCCCGCCGGCCCAGTGAACTCCATTGATCAAGCATTTGAATTCGCCACAGACTTAGGGCTGAATCCCATCACAACCATCGATGGGTCACCCAGCGTGAGCAATCCCCTGACCTTTTCGAAAACCCCGGTGGAATATCGGTCGAAGCCACGCACGCTGGAGGGCTAA
- a CDS encoding heat shock protein transcriptional repressor HspR, producing the protein MSSTDEHADKGHDRERRKHGAGQERGGHEGRQGREGEHGRKRQKKDAREVFVISVAAEITGMHAQTLRTYDRIGLVTPERTRGGGRRYSRDDIDQLREIQRLSHEEGVNLAGIKTIIGQQNRIRDLEAENEALQSRLLETQAELKRLLAAHNASSSSGRSGRSRGEIVHVPRSTAVVMWEPRRRRRDN; encoded by the coding sequence ATGAGTTCCACCGACGAGCACGCTGACAAAGGCCACGATCGGGAGCGACGGAAGCATGGGGCCGGGCAGGAGCGCGGTGGTCACGAGGGTCGCCAGGGTCGCGAGGGTGAGCACGGCCGGAAGCGGCAGAAGAAAGATGCCCGCGAAGTGTTCGTGATCTCTGTGGCCGCAGAGATCACCGGCATGCACGCCCAGACACTGCGCACCTACGACCGCATCGGACTAGTCACCCCGGAACGCACCCGCGGCGGTGGCCGACGGTACTCCCGCGACGACATCGACCAGCTGCGGGAAATCCAACGCCTCTCTCACGAAGAGGGCGTGAATCTGGCCGGCATCAAAACCATCATCGGCCAGCAGAACCGCATCCGGGACCTGGAAGCGGAAAACGAAGCGCTGCAAAGCCGCCTGCTGGAAACCCAAGCGGAACTGAAGCGGCTGCTCGCCGCCCACAACGCATCCAGCTCGAGCGGTCGCAGCGGGCGCTCCCGCGGCGAGATCGTCCACGTTCCCCGCTCCACCGCAGTGGTGATGTGGGAGCCGCGGAGGCGGCGCCGCGATAACTAA
- a CDS encoding basic amino acid/polyamine antiporter — protein sequence MTVSSNENPQNSPAKPASAEALVVDDPRTVRMGTLVSLIVGSCIGAGIFALPQNIASVASPGAAMIGWAITGLGMLCVAYVFQALALRKPHLDSGVYSYVRAGLGDFVGFASAWGYWLGTIIAQVGYATLFFSSLGFFVPIFNGDHALFQAFAVSALTWTIFAVLSRGVRQAAIVNVVATVAKVLPIAAFLILTAFLGFNTEVFTADFWGNNPTFGSGADEPHTLMQQVKAMMLFTVWAFIGVEGASTYSKRARHRRDISLATLLGYVTVFLLLTSVSFLSYGVVSREELAQMGDNSMASVLEHVVGPWGAGLISVGLCISVLGAYVSWQMLCAEPITLMAQDGLMPSVVGRTNAMGAPYIAQLMSAVVIQAFILVFYLNESTYTTMVQLATSLYLVPYVFSSLYLLLLATRGEGLNHPDAGLKFNISGPDVKPSTNTLHLVLGLVAFAYSCWLLYAAELHFVLLGTLLILPGMAIYMVTRIKAKGRVFNVFEWFIAAGIVGCAVLALVLIAQGAISL from the coding sequence GTGACTGTCTCAAGCAATGAGAATCCTCAGAACTCCCCAGCCAAGCCCGCCAGCGCGGAGGCACTCGTAGTCGACGACCCGCGTACCGTGCGCATGGGCACCCTCGTCAGCCTCATCGTCGGCTCCTGCATCGGAGCGGGCATTTTCGCCCTGCCGCAGAACATCGCGTCGGTTGCCTCTCCCGGCGCAGCGATGATCGGCTGGGCCATCACGGGCCTGGGCATGCTGTGCGTGGCGTACGTGTTCCAGGCGCTGGCCCTGCGCAAGCCGCATTTGGATTCAGGCGTGTACTCCTACGTGCGGGCCGGCCTGGGTGATTTCGTGGGCTTCGCCTCGGCGTGGGGTTATTGGCTGGGCACGATCATTGCCCAGGTGGGTTATGCCACGCTGTTCTTCAGCTCGCTGGGCTTTTTCGTTCCGATCTTCAATGGCGACCATGCCCTGTTCCAGGCCTTCGCCGTGTCCGCGCTCACGTGGACGATCTTTGCGGTGCTGTCCCGTGGTGTGCGCCAGGCCGCCATTGTGAACGTGGTGGCGACGGTGGCCAAGGTACTGCCGATCGCGGCGTTCCTGATCCTGACGGCATTCCTGGGCTTCAACACGGAAGTCTTCACGGCTGATTTCTGGGGCAACAATCCCACGTTCGGTTCGGGCGCGGATGAGCCTCACACCTTGATGCAGCAGGTCAAGGCCATGATGCTGTTCACGGTGTGGGCGTTCATCGGCGTGGAGGGCGCGTCCACGTATTCCAAGCGTGCGCGCCACCGTCGCGATATTTCGCTGGCCACGCTGCTGGGCTATGTGACCGTGTTCCTGCTTCTGACCAGCGTGTCTTTCCTGTCCTATGGCGTGGTCTCCCGCGAAGAGCTGGCGCAGATGGGCGACAACTCGATGGCGTCCGTCCTGGAACACGTGGTGGGACCGTGGGGCGCCGGCCTGATTTCGGTGGGTCTGTGCATCTCTGTGCTGGGTGCGTATGTGTCCTGGCAGATGCTGTGCGCGGAGCCGATTACCCTCATGGCGCAGGATGGTCTGATGCCGAGCGTGGTGGGCCGCACGAACGCGATGGGCGCGCCGTATATCGCGCAGTTGATGTCCGCCGTGGTGATTCAAGCGTTCATCCTGGTCTTTTACCTCAACGAATCCACGTACACCACGATGGTGCAGCTGGCGACGTCGCTGTACCTGGTGCCGTACGTGTTCTCGTCGTTGTACCTGTTGTTGCTCGCCACGCGAGGTGAGGGCCTGAATCATCCCGACGCCGGCCTCAAATTCAATATCTCCGGACCCGACGTAAAGCCCTCCACGAACACGCTTCATTTGGTGTTGGGTCTGGTCGCCTTTGCGTACTCGTGCTGGCTGTTGTACGCGGCGGAGTTGCACTTCGTGCTTCTGGGTACACTGCTGATCCTGCCGGGCATGGCGATCTACATGGTCACGCGTATCAAGGCGAAGGGGCGCGTGTTCAATGTCTTCGAGTGGTTCATCGCCGCGGGCATTGTGGGGTGTGCGGTGTTGGCGCTGGTGCTGATCGCGCAGGGCGCGATCAGTCTGTAG
- a CDS encoding helix-turn-helix domain-containing protein yields MSPQDNTQRFPFVSEGGSHRPRHRTVDRIAAILEHVARAPEPQGLSDIATAIGAPVSSAQSLVNGLTAAGYLQERGRGFALGLAPYLLSTVAGRRPIEIVTHDMLEDIVNRTGYIAVLAVLVGNNVYYVDYAASDPSFEYLAQNKLRRPPLETSSGWALLAGLDPDTAWDMLLDHQLTGGTNAEISADLLNRFQREYPVLRETGEVIAPGIAQNGADGVAVAVKEHGRVVAAVAVIAAPDQIARDAHTIIAALRDARRRWEQ; encoded by the coding sequence ATGTCGCCCCAGGACAACACACAGCGCTTTCCCTTCGTCAGCGAGGGCGGCTCACACCGACCGCGCCACCGAACCGTCGACCGCATCGCCGCCATCCTGGAACACGTCGCCCGAGCCCCCGAACCCCAAGGCCTCAGCGACATCGCCACCGCCATCGGCGCGCCCGTGAGCTCCGCGCAGTCGCTGGTCAACGGCCTTACCGCGGCGGGATACCTCCAGGAACGAGGCCGCGGATTCGCCTTAGGTTTGGCGCCATACTTGCTCAGTACGGTAGCCGGGCGTCGTCCCATTGAGATCGTCACCCACGACATGCTGGAGGACATCGTGAACAGGACGGGGTACATTGCGGTGCTGGCTGTGCTGGTCGGCAACAACGTCTACTACGTGGACTACGCCGCCAGCGACCCCTCCTTCGAATACCTCGCCCAGAACAAGCTGCGCCGACCCCCGCTGGAGACGTCCTCGGGCTGGGCGCTGCTCGCCGGGCTGGACCCCGACACCGCCTGGGACATGCTGCTCGACCACCAGCTCACCGGAGGAACGAACGCCGAGATCAGCGCTGACCTGTTGAATCGTTTCCAGCGCGAATACCCCGTCCTGCGGGAAACAGGGGAGGTCATCGCGCCGGGAATCGCCCAAAATGGCGCCGATGGCGTGGCGGTCGCCGTAAAGGAGCACGGGCGGGTGGTCGCCGCGGTTGCGGTTATCGCCGCGCCCGATCAAATTGCCCGCGACGCCCACACGATCATCGCAGCGCTCCGCGATGCGCGCCGCCGGTGGGAGCAGTAG